Below is a window of Tolypothrix bouteillei VB521301 DNA.
GCGAACGTGTGTTTTAACAGTGTTGGGACTGAGATAGAGTTTTTCAGCAATCTCTGGATTGCTATATCCTTCTACCATCAGTTTCAACACTTCTAACTCGCGCTGAGACAAATTTGCTGTATTTCCACTAGGAGTAGGTGGTTTAAGATTTTCAATAACGCGTCTGGCAATTTGGGGATCGAGGTAAGCCGCACCTTCAACAGCAGCTGCGATCGCACTCAACAATCGTTCTACACTTGCGCCTTTGATACAATAAGCATCTGCACCACTAGATAAAGCAGCAACAATCTCTGTATCTGTTTTATGAGACGTTAACATCACCACATGAGTCTCTGGAAGCGCTGCTTTTATTTGTTGTGTTGCTGCGATTCCGTCCAAACGCGGTAATCCAATATCCATTACTACCAGATCTGGTTTTAATTTGAGTGCTGCTTGAACGCCCAAGTAACCATCTTCTGCTTGTCCGACAATTTCTAATTGGGGATGAGCCATAAGTGATTGTTCGAGTCCGAGTTGCATCATTGGGTCATCTTCGACAATAAGAACTCGTAGGGGAGAAGCATTAGCTGGCAAATTTAAGGGAAAGGAACTTTCTAAAGACATTTTTGTGAATTATGAATTATGAATTATGAATTATGAATTGTAATTGGTGAATTCTGAATTTTATTTTCATCATTTATCATTCATAATTCATAATTCTTTTTACTCTTCTACGCGATATCCCAAGTCTGCCAATCGCATCCGAGAATGACGCCATTTCGGTTGTACTTTGACAAATAGCTCTAGGTAGACTTTACCAGCAATTAACTTTTGGATTTGCTCGCGAGCAGCACTACCAATTGCTTTTAACATGGTTCCACCTTTACCAATAAGAATGCCTTTTTGGGAATCGCGTTCTACGTGTATGGTAGCAAAGACTCGGGTAATAGTCGGAGTTTCCTCTACGCGATCGATTGCGATCGCCACTGAATGAGGAACTTCTTCACGAGTTAACAGTAAAATTTGTTCTCTGATTAACTCACCCATGATGAAGCGTTCTGGTTGATCGGTTACCAAATCGGGTGGATAGTACATCGGTCCTGGCTCTAATTGTTCAATTAGTAACCTTTGCAGTTCCGACAATCCGCTCCCTGTCTTAGCTGAAAATTTTACCGTTTGCCATTGAAGTGACTTTGCTAATTGAGCGTAACTCCCATCTATTTGTTGAAACTCTGCTGGTTGTTGGTCAATTTTATTCAAACCCAATATCACTGGTGTTTGACTGCGATTCAGTAGCTCGGAAATGTACAGATCGCCTGTTCCACAGACCGTAGAGCCATCCACAACAAACAGCACAATATCCACTGATTCAATTGCTATTTTGGCATTTTGCACCAAAACCTCTCCCAATTGATGGTGGGGTTTATGGATTCCTGGTGTATCTACAAAGATTAACTGTGCTTCTGGTGTTGTTAAAATGCCTCGCAACCGATTCCTTGTTGTTTGTGCGACTGGTGATGTAATGGCAATTTTTTGTCCTACCAAATGATTCATCAGCGTAGATTTACCGACATTAGGGCGACCAATAATGCCAATAAAACCCGACTTAAATCCAGGAGGAGCCTGCGGAATCATCACTTCTCCTGAATTAGAGAAGATGTTACTATCACTACTATTCACTCTTTGGCTCCACCCTCATCTTGTACCTTTAAAATTCCTAAATTTTGTTGTAAACAGAGAAAAAACATAAAATCACCCTGGCACTTCTCTTAATTGCCTTACGCCTTTGCTTAAAGTTTAACAATCTAATGGTCATATTTGTAGTTCCACTGATGAGCGCTCGCGGGTTACTGGTTATTGGTCACCGCAATCAAACCCAGTACAAACTCACCTTCATTAACGGCGTGATTGGTTGATGAGTCGTAAATTAGCCCATCTTGTTCGGCAAAGACATCAATGACAGTTGGTAATTTGCCTTCTTTATTAAATTGCAATACTTGATACAATTTATCTCCTACCTTTACCGAACTTCCCAATTCAACTTTTGATTGAATCATTCCACCTGTTGGAGCATAATATTTTTTGGCTTGGCTTCTCGTGCTAAAACTCATCTCAGGGGATGTGTTTTGTAATAAATCTCCTTTTACAGAAATGTCAGCAGTTTGCAGCACTCCTTTCTGGACTAAATAATTTTTTATACCCCTAAGTCCTTTCTCAACTGAATCGGGATTCATCTGCATTCCCGTTCCAAGTTCTAGCGTCCAAGCTTCCACATCAAACTTATTTTCTCTACCAAGTTCTTTGAAACATTTTTCCAGTGCTAACCAAGGTTTGATAAATGCTTCATCAAAAGCATTGCCATCATATTCATCTAATAAAATTCCAAGTGGAAGTAAAAAGTATTTTGCACTTTCTTCTCGATCGCGGAAGTAATATACATAGTTTAATCCTTGAGTTGTATGGCTGTGTATGTCGATCAGGTAATCTGCATCTATACTCAAAGATTGCAATTTATAACGAAATTTTTCTGTATAGGAGACGCTACTAGAAGAGTTAATCTTTTCTAAAAGATCTGTAAATTTTTGCTGAATAGCATCAAGATAATTTTTTCGTACTGTTTCTATATTTAAATGAATTTGAGAGCGAGCGAATTCCATTATATTTTTAGTAAACTTCTCATAATCCCAAAAAATACGGTTCCAATCTTTAGCTTCCGAAATACAATACCTTCCAGAAGAAAAAAAATGCGATCGCTGATTTGTACTCATAGAATTACAAACAGGAACCAGCCAGATTTCTCCAGCTAGGTCTGTGGGCTCTACAGATAGCAAAAATTCAATAAGTTGGTGAATAACAGCATTGCCAACAATTTCTGCACCGTGTAGGTTAGATTGAATATAAACTTTTTTGCCGGGATGAGCACCATTAAATTTATAGACTTGAAACGAGAGTACATCGCCTGAAGCCATATGGCGCTGCGGGATTGTTTCAATGTTTGGAAGCATGACAGTGCTGAGGGATAATGAATAAATAAATTAAACCAATAACAACTAACAAATAACAACCAACAACTAACCCTTAACAAATGCAAAGAATTGCGATCGCGCCATCCCAACTCCAACAAGGGCAAATTTTGCTCACTCCCCAACAACAGCATTATCTGGGGCGTGTTTTGCGTTTGCGTACAGGCGATCGCTTTATTGCAATGGATGGAATGGGACAATGGTGGCTGGCGTCTTTGGAAGGGGATAACGCTCGGGTTTTAGAACCAATGGTCGTGCAAACCGAATTAAGAGCAACCATAACGCTGATACTGGCTTTGCCTAAGGGTAACGCATTTGATGATGTAGTACGCAGCTGTACTGAGTTAGGAGTTGCTATCATTGCTCCGGCGATCGGCGATCGGACTTTACTCAAACCAAGCTCTCAGAAACTTGAAAGATGGCAGCGAATTGCACGAGAAGCCGCAGAACAATCCGAACGTTCTTTTGTTCCGACTATTTTAGAACCTGTCTCCTTCAGCACAGCTTTATCATCTGCAAGCGATTGGCAATACATCTGTGTTGCTCGCGGTCAGTCTCCTCATTTGCGAGATTGCTTGCAAAACAACACACAAATGGCAAATGACGACGGACAAAGAACAATTGCCATTGCAGTGGGACCGGAGGGAGGATGGACGCAAAAAGAAGTAGAGTGCGCTATTGACGCAGGATTTCAACCTGTTTCGCTTGGGCGTCGCATTCTCAGAGCAGTCACAGCTCCAATTGTTGCCCTATCTATTGTGGCAGCTGAGTTAGAATCTGGAAAATTTGGGAACTATAAATAATAATTTGGTGCTAAGACTTACCGCCTGCTGTGAGTCCAATACTGCAAACCCTTAACTTGACTGTCTGCAAAATCCCAAATCTAAAATCCCAAATCCATGCTTGAGCAAGTTGCTTCTGCCTTAGAGCGTAAAGATTATGCTACTGCTGCTAAATTACTCAAACAGTTACTGAAAGAATCGCCAGATAATCCTTGGGTGCAGTTTTATTTGGGAAGGTTCTATGAATCTACTGGAAAGCAAGCAGAGGCGGAAAAATCTTACCGCCGACTGTTACGCGATACGACGAATTCTAAGTTACTGACACAAGCACGTCAAGGTTTGCAACGCTTGGAAGACATCGCAAAAGAGGAGCGACAGCAAGCGAAAGCGAAAGCAACAGCTGATTCTGGCAATAAAGAATTGGGAGTCTTAGTCTTAGAACCAATTGGCAATGATTTGAAAACTCAAGCAGCACAAAAATTTGCTCAAATTATGCAGATTGATGCTTATAATGCAAGACTGATGCTGCCAAGTC
It encodes the following:
- a CDS encoding response regulator; translated protein: MSLESSFPLNLPANASPLRVLIVEDDPMMQLGLEQSLMAHPQLEIVGQAEDGYLGVQAALKLKPDLVVMDIGLPRLDGIAATQQIKAALPETHVVMLTSHKTDTEIVAALSSGADAYCIKGASVERLLSAIAAAVEGAAYLDPQIARRVIENLKPPTPSGNTANLSQRELEVLKLMVEGYSNPEIAEKLYLSPNTVKTHVRGIMNKLSVDDRVQAAVVALRSGLV
- the era gene encoding GTPase Era, which produces MIPQAPPGFKSGFIGIIGRPNVGKSTLMNHLVGQKIAITSPVAQTTRNRLRGILTTPEAQLIFVDTPGIHKPHHQLGEVLVQNAKIAIESVDIVLFVVDGSTVCGTGDLYISELLNRSQTPVILGLNKIDQQPAEFQQIDGSYAQLAKSLQWQTVKFSAKTGSGLSELQRLLIEQLEPGPMYYPPDLVTDQPERFIMGELIREQILLLTREEVPHSVAIAIDRVEETPTITRVFATIHVERDSQKGILIGKGGTMLKAIGSAAREQIQKLIAGKVYLELFVKVQPKWRHSRMRLADLGYRVEE
- a CDS encoding succinylglutamate desuccinylase/aspartoacylase family protein; the encoded protein is MLPNIETIPQRHMASGDVLSFQVYKFNGAHPGKKVYIQSNLHGAEIVGNAVIHQLIEFLLSVEPTDLAGEIWLVPVCNSMSTNQRSHFFSSGRYCISEAKDWNRIFWDYEKFTKNIMEFARSQIHLNIETVRKNYLDAIQQKFTDLLEKINSSSSVSYTEKFRYKLQSLSIDADYLIDIHSHTTQGLNYVYYFRDREESAKYFLLPLGILLDEYDGNAFDEAFIKPWLALEKCFKELGRENKFDVEAWTLELGTGMQMNPDSVEKGLRGIKNYLVQKGVLQTADISVKGDLLQNTSPEMSFSTRSQAKKYYAPTGGMIQSKVELGSSVKVGDKLYQVLQFNKEGKLPTVIDVFAEQDGLIYDSSTNHAVNEGEFVLGLIAVTNNQ
- a CDS encoding 16S rRNA (uracil(1498)-N(3))-methyltransferase, with product MQRIAIAPSQLQQGQILLTPQQQHYLGRVLRLRTGDRFIAMDGMGQWWLASLEGDNARVLEPMVVQTELRATITLILALPKGNAFDDVVRSCTELGVAIIAPAIGDRTLLKPSSQKLERWQRIAREAAEQSERSFVPTILEPVSFSTALSSASDWQYICVARGQSPHLRDCLQNNTQMANDDGQRTIAIAVGPEGGWTQKEVECAIDAGFQPVSLGRRILRAVTAPIVALSIVAAELESGKFGNYK